In a genomic window of Parus major isolate Abel chromosome 26, Parus_major1.1, whole genome shotgun sequence:
- the GUCA1B gene encoding guanylyl cyclase-activating protein 2 — protein MGQQFTNAEGEQGEIDVAELQEWYKKFVVECPSGTLFMHEFKRFFGVQDNQEAAEYVENMFRAFDKNGDNTIDFLEYVAALNLVLRGKLEHKLRWTFKVYDKDGNGCIDKPELLEIVESIYRLKKVCWSDVEDRTPLLTPEEVVDRIFQLVDENGDGQLSLDEFIDGARKDKWVMKMLQMDVNPGGWITEQRRKSALF, from the exons ATGGGCCAGCAGTTCACCAATGCTGAAGGGGAGCAAGGAGAGATTGATGTcgcagagctgcaggaatggtATAAGAAATTTGTGGTGGAATGTCCCAGTGGGACCCTCTTCATGCACGAGTTCAAGCGGTTCTTCGGGGTCCAGGACAaccaggaggcagcagagtATGTGGAGAACATGTTCAGGGCTTTTGACAAGAATGGG GATAACACCATCGATTTTCTGGAGTACGTAGCTGCCTTGAATCTCGTTTTACGAGGAAAGCTGGAACACAAGCTGAGGTGGACGTTCAAAGTGTATGACAAGGATGGGAACGGCTGCATAGATaaacctgagctgctggaaattGTTGAG TCTATCTACAGGCTGAAGAAGGTGTGCTGGTCGGACGTGGAGGACAGGACCCCGCTGCTGACACCAGAGGAGGTGGTGGACAGGATATTTCAGCTGGTGGATGAGAACGGGGATG GGCAGCTGTCCCTTGACGAGTTCATTGATGGAGCCAGGAAGGACAAGTGGGTGATGAAGATGCTGCAAATGGATGTGAACCCCGGGGGATGGATCACggagcagaggagaaagagtGCTTTGTTCTGA